The genomic window ATTGAGGTGATTGTCCGGCAGATGATGCAGAAAGTACGGATCAATGATCCCGGTGACTCTGGGGTCTTGAGGGGTGACCGTCTAAATCGTTTCCTACTCAACGCCATCAACCGAGAACTCAAGCGGAAGGTGGTAATCACTAACGCCGGGGATTCCGAGTTTGAAGAGGGGCAAGCCTATCCCAAGGCGGAGGTCAATGCTATCAATAAAGAGCTTAAAGCTGATGGCAAGACACCTGCCAAGACCCGGGCAGCCAAACCGGCCACTTTCGAGCCACTGCTACTGGGCATCACCAGAGCGTCACTGAATACGGAAAGCTTCATTTCCGCGGCTTCCTTCCAGGAAACCACCCGGGTACTGACCGATGCGGCTGTGGAGGGGAAAACCGACTACCTCCGGGGGCTAAAGGAGAATATCGTAATGGGCCGTCTTATACCGGCTGGGACAGGTTTGACACGTTTTCGGGAAATCCTGGTAGCCAATCCCGATCCTGAACCTGTGGAAGAATTGGAAGAAGAGATCCCAGCTGCATCAGAACCCATTATTGAGGCATAGCTCCGCCCAGGCTCAACCTCAAAAAACCATATCGCTGATAAATAGGAAGGTCGTTGACTTAAAGTTTGTTAACGACCTAAATTGAGAAGCTATAATCTATTTTGATTGACGGAGGATTAGTGCCGACAGTTAATCAGCTTGTCCGCAAGGGACGCAAGCAAGAGAAGAAGCGTAAATCCACGCCTGCCTTGCAAGGTAATCCCCAAAAACGGGGTGTATGTACCCGGGTGTATACCACTACGCCTAAAAAGCCAAATTCCGCGTTGCGGAAAGTAGCCCGAGTGCGGTTAACCAATGCCATTGAGGTGACGGCTTATATTCCCGGTGAGGGCCACAACTTGCAGGAGCACTCCATCGTTTTGATAGAAGGTGGACGGGTGAAGGATTTACCGGGTGTCCGATATCATATCATTCGCGGTGTTCTGGATACTGCCGGAGTGGAAAATCGGATGA from Candidatus Neomarinimicrobiota bacterium includes these protein-coding regions:
- a CDS encoding DNA-directed RNA polymerase subunit beta', giving the protein IEVIVRQMMQKVRINDPGDSGVLRGDRLNRFLLNAINRELKRKVVITNAGDSEFEEGQAYPKAEVNAINKELKADGKTPAKTRAAKPATFEPLLLGITRASLNTESFISAASFQETTRVLTDAAVEGKTDYLRGLKENIVMGRLIPAGTGLTRFREILVANPDPEPVEELEEEIPAASEPIIEA
- the rpsL gene encoding 30S ribosomal protein S12, with amino-acid sequence MPTVNQLVRKGRKQEKKRKSTPALQGNPQKRGVCTRVYTTTPKKPNSALRKVARVRLTNAIEVTAYIPGEGHNLQEHSIVLIEGGRVKDLPGVRYHIIRGVLDTAGVENRMTSRSRYGAKKPKS